AAGGCGGCGGCGACGGCTCGTTCGGTGTGGTCGCCGCGGAGGGCGGCGTCGAGGACGCGTTGGCGGAGGTCGAGCGAGAAGGCGCGCATGAGCGAGGAGTTGGGGTCGCCCCAACTTACATCATCCAGAACCCTGCTCTAATCGATCGGCTCGCTGCGATCTCCCCCGGTCACGCGTAGGGCACGCCGTCGACACGCGCAGCGTGGAGCGCGCGGGCGTACCAGCACAGCTCCCCGAGGAAGCGGGTGGTGCGTTTCTCGTACGCCTCGTCTTTGACCGTCCCGTCCATCTCGAACACGGCCGACACCTTCGGCACGGGAAGCATCGAGGGAATCGTGACGAGGCCGACTTCGCCGAGCACGGCGCGGAGGTGGACGCCGGCCCTCGCGCCGCCGAAGCTCCCCGCTGAGTACGTGACGATGCCGGCCGGCCGCCAGAAATACTCGTGGAGGAAGTGGTCGATGAGGTTCTTGAGCGCGGGCGGCAGGCCGTGGTTGTACTCGCCCGCGACGAACAGGAAGCCGTCGGCGGCGCGGTACGTCTCGGCGAGGCGTTCGAGCGGCTCCGGCGCCTCGCCCTCCGCGTACTCCGAATACGTCCGGGTGAGGAGCGGGAGGTCGACCTCGACGGGGTCGATGAGGTCGACGTGGTGGCCGCGCGTTTCGAGCTGGCGGACGAGGAAGCGGGCGGCGCGGATGCCCTGCCGCTTCGGGCGGACGGAGCCGTACACGACGACGAAGCGGAGCCCGCCCCCGTTGTCGTCGCCGCCATCACTCGTTTCGCAGGGGGGACGGCCGGCGAGGTCGGCGGCGTGCGTGGAGTCGGAGGCCATGGAGAGAGCGGTTGGGCGATAAAAGCGCAAAGTAGGGTCGGCCACCTAAACGCTGCCCAGCGGGCCCGCTACGCCTCGTCGGTCACGTCGTCGATGGCGCAGGCGATCGCGAGCCAGATCAGGCCGCCGTCGAGCGTGCCGCTCTCGAACGTGCCGTGGCCGGTGAGCGTGAGCGTCCCCTCGTCTAGCTCGAGCGCGAAGCCTGTCGCGTCGAGCTCGGGCTGCTCGATGCGGCCGTCGGAGGAGAGGACGAGCGTGACGCGGGAGGTCCGCGCAAGCGCGTGGTCCGGGTCGAACGT
This window of the Rhodothermales bacterium genome carries:
- a CDS encoding NADPH-dependent FMN reductase yields the protein MASDSTHAADLAGRPPCETSDGGDDNGGGLRFVVVYGSVRPKRQGIRAARFLVRQLETRGHHVDLIDPVEVDLPLLTRTYSEYAEGEAPEPLERLAETYRAADGFLFVAGEYNHGLPPALKNLIDHFLHEYFWRPAGIVTYSAGSFGGARAGVHLRAVLGEVGLVTIPSMLPVPKVSAVFEMDGTVKDEAYEKRTTRFLGELCWYARALHAARVDGVPYA